From the genome of Seriola aureovittata isolate HTS-2021-v1 ecotype China chromosome 6, ASM2101889v1, whole genome shotgun sequence, one region includes:
- the LOC130170916 gene encoding 5-hydroxytryptamine receptor 3A-like yields MTEVKTAGLIFICFSLLHGYVAALNCTSPTPESLFDALERELFPKKLLRPVKTFSDTLNITVDITLVGILGVNEKAQSLTTFIWQILEWDIEGLSWDEKECGTKRVSVPREKLWVPDVSISEFMDEDKSPKTPFVYLYNTGRVFDDKPVRVVSSCQLEIYTFPFDIQNCSLTFGPHLHHASDIKMIQGDTAEAVLAESRKVMQTKGEWELADIKVTPNTLEITEGSYSDITFYIILRRRPILYVVNLLIPSCFLMTLDLFSFLLPPASVDRSAFKMTLILGYTVFLLIMNDLLPVTGDTTPLMNVLFSVSLALMVASLLETVFITNIQFSSSQYNAVPHWLSVLVLRYLAIAVCLPPREKSNRVTVSLRPLATDNAMNNSIISSRNLESISGDTPLDKPPPDMALDELRKLSRDLMSIRLQMDHHFQGTKTSQEWQMIGVVIDRLLFGLYIIFISVSFITIVSIWIWNHSLED; encoded by the exons ATGACAGAGGTAAAGACTGCTGGGCTtatcttcatctgtttttcactgCTGCACG GTTATGTTGCAGCATTGAACTGCACCAGCCCAACTCCTGAATCCCTGTTTGATGCCCTTGAGAGGGAATTATTTCCTAAAAAACTACTTCGACCTGTAAAAACGTTTTCAGATACACTTAACATAACTGTCGATATTACTTTGGTGGGAATTTTAGGAGTG AATGAAAAAGCCCAGTCCTTGACAACATTCATATGGCAAATCTTG GAGTGGGATATAGAGGGACTGAGCTGGGATGAGAAGGAATGTGGAACTAAAAGAGTCTCTGTCCCCCGGGAAAAGCTTTGGGTCCCAGACGTCAGCATCTCAGAGTT CATGGACGAGGATAAATCTCCGAAAACTCCCTTTGTCTACTTATACAACACAGGTCGTGTTTTTGATGATAAACCAGTCAGAGTGGTCAGTTCCTGCCAATTAGAAATCTACACTTTCCCCTTTGATATTCAAAACTGCTCTCTGACCTTTGGACCACATCTACACCATG cttcaGACATAAAGATGATTCAAGGTGACACAGCTGAAGCAGTTCTGGCTGAGTCCAGGAAAGTGATGCAGACCAAAGGGGAGTGGGAGCTTGCGGATATCAAAGTAACTCCAAATACCCTGGAGATAACTGAAGGAAGCTATTCTGACATAACATTCTAT ATCATTTTGAGACGCAGACCAATCCTCTATGTGGTGAACCTGCTGATCCCTAGCTGCTTCCTCATGACATTGGACCTCTTCAGCTTCCTGCTGCCTCCTGCGAGTGTGGACCGATCTGCCTTCAAGATGACCCTCATCCTGGGCTACACTGTCTTCCTACTCATCATGAACGACCTGTTGCCTGTCACTGGGGACACAACACCTCTCATGA ATGTCCTATTCTCAGTCAGTCTCGCTCTGATGGTGGCCAGCCTGTTGGAGACAGTGTTTATCACCAACATCCAGTTCAGCTCCAGCCAGTATAATGCGGTGCCTCACTGGCTCAGCGTCCTTGTGTTACGATATCTAGCCATTGCTGTTTGTCTCCCTCCACGAGAAAAGAGCAACCGTGTCACAGTCTCCCTTCGCCCACTTGCTACAG ACAATGCAATGAATAACAGCATCATCTCCTCAAGGAATCTTGAGAGCATCTCTGGTGATACACCTCTAGACAAACCCCCTCCAGATATGGCCCTGGATGAACTGAGGAAACTGAGCAGAGATCTCATGTCCATCCGCCTACAGATGGACCACCACTTTCAAGGGACAAAAACCTCACAGGAATGGCAAATGATTGGGGTAGTCATCGACCGCCTGCTGTTCGGCTTGTACATTATCTTCATCTCAGTCAGCTTTATCACCATCGTATCTATCTGGATCTGGAATCATTCGTTGGAAGATTGA